The following coding sequences lie in one Pseudomonas syringae CC1557 genomic window:
- a CDS encoding ABC transporter permease: MNSLTLNTSSTLVKVLPRLLPAVLPLLVLIILLFFAINAPGFLSWGNLSSLVLNNFVLLAIVAIGMTWAVAVGGIDLSVGTALDFASLGFVVALNAGHGLGVAIAIALLAGVAAGVFNALLIAGLRISPFLATLGTLFIGTSVQQLLSDGGQPIYIAQSALPGISGVSILGAPLPLVVVLLLAGVYGAVLARGRLGREILAVGTQPQLAYYSGLSTRRIAALVFVGSALACSIAGILLSSTVNAYVPMSGNAYLINAIGAVFIGTTLSRQARPNIVGTLLGVLFINVIANGLLLIGWNFYWQQVATGALIFMVLAFSFASRHLLRNAA, encoded by the coding sequence ATGAATAGCTTGACCCTGAACACCTCTTCGACGCTGGTAAAAGTGCTGCCGCGCTTGCTGCCAGCGGTGCTGCCGCTGTTGGTACTGATCATCCTGCTGTTCTTCGCCATCAATGCGCCGGGGTTCCTCAGCTGGGGTAATCTGTCGAGCCTGGTGCTGAACAATTTCGTCCTGCTGGCCATCGTTGCCATTGGCATGACCTGGGCGGTCGCGGTGGGTGGTATTGACCTGTCGGTGGGCACTGCGCTGGATTTTGCCAGCCTCGGTTTCGTGGTGGCGCTCAACGCCGGTCACGGCCTGGGTGTAGCCATTGCAATTGCCTTGCTGGCGGGCGTTGCGGCTGGCGTGTTCAACGCGCTGCTGATCGCCGGGCTGCGTATTTCGCCATTTCTGGCGACGTTGGGCACCTTGTTCATCGGCACCAGCGTGCAGCAATTACTCTCCGACGGCGGCCAGCCGATCTACATTGCCCAGAGTGCGCTGCCTGGAATCAGCGGCGTGTCGATCCTCGGCGCGCCACTGCCGCTGGTGGTCGTGCTGCTATTGGCAGGTGTTTACGGGGCGGTGCTGGCGCGTGGACGTTTGGGGCGGGAAATTCTGGCCGTCGGCACGCAGCCGCAACTGGCTTACTACTCGGGGCTGTCTACGCGACGTATCGCAGCGCTGGTGTTTGTCGGCAGCGCGCTGGCCTGTTCGATCGCGGGTATTCTGCTCAGCTCCACGGTCAATGCCTACGTGCCGATGTCTGGTAATGCGTACCTGATCAATGCCATTGGCGCCGTGTTCATTGGCACGACGCTGAGCCGCCAGGCACGACCCAACATCGTAGGCACGTTGCTGGGTGTGTTGTTCATCAACGTCATTGCCAATGGCTTGCTGTTGATTGGCTGGAACTTTTACTGGCAGCAGGTGGCGACCGGGGCGCTAATTTTCATGGTTCTGGCTTTCAGCTTTGCCAGTCGCCACCTGCTGCGTAATGCCGCCTGA
- a CDS encoding acyl-CoA dehydrogenase family protein: MTQSTGSNPLSLGTDYETLANRFRPIFREISAGNVEREKARALPYEPIAWLKQAGFGAVRVPTEYGGAGASIGQLFQLLIELAEADSNIPQALRAHFAFVEDRLNAPPAAERDTWFARFVAGDLVGNGWTEVGAVKIGDVITKVSVQGDGFVLNGTKYYSTGSIFADWIDVYAQRADTGADVIAVVDAKHAGVRHSDDWDGFGQRTTGSGTSVYDNVPLPASHVIPFEQRFKYQTAFYQLVLLAVLAGIGRAVERDIAQEVRDRKRIFSHGNAGSVSQDSQVQQVVGQIAAQVYAAEAATLRSAEPLQRAYVARFGNDPQLEKDANIAAEIETAKAQVIVSELVLRSATELFNALGASGVSVNKALDRHWRNARTAASHNPLIYKARIVGDWRINGTEPPFVWQIGSGTDKA; this comes from the coding sequence CACTCTCGTTGGGCACCGATTATGAAACCCTCGCCAACCGCTTCCGCCCTATCTTCCGCGAGATCAGCGCGGGTAACGTCGAGCGCGAAAAGGCCCGCGCCCTGCCCTATGAGCCGATTGCCTGGCTCAAGCAAGCAGGTTTCGGCGCAGTCCGGGTACCCACCGAATACGGCGGTGCGGGTGCCTCGATCGGCCAGCTGTTTCAGCTTTTGATAGAACTGGCCGAGGCCGATTCGAACATTCCGCAGGCCTTGCGGGCGCACTTCGCCTTTGTCGAAGACCGGCTTAATGCGCCGCCGGCCGCGGAACGTGACACCTGGTTCGCGCGTTTCGTGGCAGGTGACCTTGTAGGCAATGGCTGGACCGAAGTCGGCGCGGTGAAAATCGGTGACGTGATTACCAAGGTCAGCGTTCAGGGCGATGGCTTTGTGCTCAACGGCACCAAGTACTACAGCACCGGCAGTATTTTCGCCGACTGGATCGACGTTTACGCCCAACGCGCAGACACCGGTGCCGATGTGATTGCGGTGGTGGACGCAAAGCATGCGGGGGTGCGCCACAGTGATGACTGGGACGGGTTCGGTCAGCGCACCACCGGCAGCGGCACGTCGGTCTACGACAATGTGCCGCTGCCTGCGAGCCATGTCATCCCGTTCGAACAACGCTTCAAATACCAGACGGCTTTTTATCAATTGGTGCTGCTGGCGGTGCTGGCAGGTATTGGCCGGGCGGTCGAGCGTGACATCGCTCAAGAGGTGCGTGACCGCAAACGTATCTTCAGCCACGGCAATGCCGGCAGCGTCAGCCAGGATTCACAGGTGCAACAGGTGGTAGGGCAGATCGCCGCGCAGGTGTATGCCGCAGAAGCGGCCACGTTGCGTTCGGCCGAGCCACTGCAACGGGCGTACGTGGCACGCTTTGGCAATGACCCGCAATTGGAAAAGGACGCCAATATCGCCGCCGAAATCGAGACCGCCAAGGCGCAGGTGATTGTCTCGGAGCTGGTGCTGCGTTCAGCCACCGAGCTGTTCAACGCACTGGGCGCCTCGGGCGTCAGCGTCAACAAGGCACTGGATCGCCACTGGCGCAATGCACGCACGGCCGCCTCACACAATCCGCTGATCTACAAGGCGCGGATTGTCGGCGACTGGCGTATCAACGGCACCGAGCCGCCCTTTGTCTGGCAGATCGGCAGCGGCACCGATAAAGCCTGA